From the genome of Bombyx mori chromosome 16, ASM3026992v2, one region includes:
- the LOC101741275 gene encoding serine/threonine-protein phosphatase Pgam5, mitochondrial isoform X4: MGSLSRFHKIALISLGAVGGGLAYYQINSGKNEKKYGAYNSWTTNFTPSVKWDKNWDQEPESIVRPKRSDEPEEENKYNEKLEKARSKAVRHLFLIRHGQYNVQGETDKERTLTDLGRIQADLTGQRLASLDIKWDLLVKSTMTRAQETAAIIAKHLDKDIEVKDCQLLEEGAPIPPEPPVGHWRPEPRFFQDSARIEAAFRRYFHRAPPEQTKDTYTLLVCHANVIRFFVCKALQFPPEGWLRISLNHASITWISIMPNGNVVLRSLSDTGHMEPKYITSR; this comes from the exons ATGGGCTCACTTTCTAGATTTCATAAAATAGCCCTCATCAGCTTAGGTGCTGTAGGTGGTGGTTTAGCGTACTATCAGATAAACAGCGGGAAAAATGAGAAGAAATACGGTGCTTATAATTCATGGACTACAAATTTTACTCCAAGCGTGAAATGGGACAAGAACTGGGACCA AGAACCAGAGTCGATAGTTAGACCAAAAAGGTCAGATGAACCAGAAGAAGAGAACAAATACAATGAGAAATTGGAAAAAGCAAGAAGCAAAGCTGTCAGACATCTATTCCTGATCAGACATGGCCAGTACAATGTGCAGGGAGAAACAGACAAAGAAAGAACCCTCACGGACCTAG GTAGAATCCAAGCAGACCTAACAGGTCAGAGACTAGCATCCTTAGATATAAAATGGGATCTACTTGTTAAATCTACAATGACAAGAGCACAGGAAACTGCTGCCATTATAGCAAAGCACTTAGACAAAGATATTGAAGTTAAAGATTGTCAATTATTAGAAGAAGGTGCTCCGATACCCCCTGAACCTCCCGTGGGACACTGGAGGCCTGAACCAAGA TTCTTCCAGGACAGCGCAAGAATCGAAGCGGCGTTCCGGAGGTACTTCCACAGAGCTCCCCCGGAACAGACCAAGGACACCTACACGCTGCTCGTGTGCCATGCCAACGTCATACGCTTCTTTGTGTGCAA AGCCCTCCAGTTCCCGCCCGAAGGCTGGCTGAGGATCTCGCTGAACCACGCCTCGATAACGTGGATCTCGATAATGCCGAACGGGAACGTTGTGCTCCGCTCGCTCAGCGATACCGGCCACATGGAACCTAAATACATAACGAGCCGGTAA
- the LOC101741275 gene encoding serine/threonine-protein phosphatase Pgam5, mitochondrial isoform X3, whose amino-acid sequence MGSLSRFHKIALISLGAVGGGLAYYQINSGKNEKKYGAYNSWTTNFTPSVKWDKNWDQEPESIVRPKRSDEPEEENKYNEKLEKARSKAVRHLFLIRHGQYNVQGETDKERTLTDLGRIQADLTGQRLASLDIKWDLLVKSTMTRAQETAAIIAKHLDKDIEVKDCQLLEEGAPIPPEPPVGHWRPEPRQFFQDSARIEAAFRRYFHRAPPEQTKDTYTLLVCHANVIRFFVCKALQFPPEGWLRISLNHASITWISIMPNGNVVLRSLSDTGHMEPKYITSR is encoded by the exons ATGGGCTCACTTTCTAGATTTCATAAAATAGCCCTCATCAGCTTAGGTGCTGTAGGTGGTGGTTTAGCGTACTATCAGATAAACAGCGGGAAAAATGAGAAGAAATACGGTGCTTATAATTCATGGACTACAAATTTTACTCCAAGCGTGAAATGGGACAAGAACTGGGACCA AGAACCAGAGTCGATAGTTAGACCAAAAAGGTCAGATGAACCAGAAGAAGAGAACAAATACAATGAGAAATTGGAAAAAGCAAGAAGCAAAGCTGTCAGACATCTATTCCTGATCAGACATGGCCAGTACAATGTGCAGGGAGAAACAGACAAAGAAAGAACCCTCACGGACCTAG GTAGAATCCAAGCAGACCTAACAGGTCAGAGACTAGCATCCTTAGATATAAAATGGGATCTACTTGTTAAATCTACAATGACAAGAGCACAGGAAACTGCTGCCATTATAGCAAAGCACTTAGACAAAGATATTGAAGTTAAAGATTGTCAATTATTAGAAGAAGGTGCTCCGATACCCCCTGAACCTCCCGTGGGACACTGGAGGCCTGAACCAAGA CAGTTCTTCCAGGACAGCGCAAGAATCGAAGCGGCGTTCCGGAGGTACTTCCACAGAGCTCCCCCGGAACAGACCAAGGACACCTACACGCTGCTCGTGTGCCATGCCAACGTCATACGCTTCTTTGTGTGCAA AGCCCTCCAGTTCCCGCCCGAAGGCTGGCTGAGGATCTCGCTGAACCACGCCTCGATAACGTGGATCTCGATAATGCCGAACGGGAACGTTGTGCTCCGCTCGCTCAGCGATACCGGCCACATGGAACCTAAATACATAACGAGCCGGTAA
- the LOC101741275 gene encoding serine/threonine-protein phosphatase Pgam5, mitochondrial isoform X5, which produces MGSLSRFHKIALISLGAVGGGLAYYQINSGKNEKKYGAYNSWTTNFTPSVKWDKNWDHREPESIVRPKRSDEPEEENKYNEKLEKARSKAVRHLFLIRHGQYNVQGETDKERTLTDLGRIQADLTGQRLASLDIKWDLLVKSTMTRAQETAAIIAKHLDKDIEVKDCQLLEEGAPIPPEPPVGHWRPEPRDSARIEAAFRRYFHRAPPEQTKDTYTLLVCHANVIRFFVCKALQFPPEGWLRISLNHASITWISIMPNGNVVLRSLSDTGHMEPKYITSR; this is translated from the exons ATGGGCTCACTTTCTAGATTTCATAAAATAGCCCTCATCAGCTTAGGTGCTGTAGGTGGTGGTTTAGCGTACTATCAGATAAACAGCGGGAAAAATGAGAAGAAATACGGTGCTTATAATTCATGGACTACAAATTTTACTCCAAGCGTGAAATGGGACAAGAACTGGGACCA TAGAGAACCAGAGTCGATAGTTAGACCAAAAAGGTCAGATGAACCAGAAGAAGAGAACAAATACAATGAGAAATTGGAAAAAGCAAGAAGCAAAGCTGTCAGACATCTATTCCTGATCAGACATGGCCAGTACAATGTGCAGGGAGAAACAGACAAAGAAAGAACCCTCACGGACCTAG GTAGAATCCAAGCAGACCTAACAGGTCAGAGACTAGCATCCTTAGATATAAAATGGGATCTACTTGTTAAATCTACAATGACAAGAGCACAGGAAACTGCTGCCATTATAGCAAAGCACTTAGACAAAGATATTGAAGTTAAAGATTGTCAATTATTAGAAGAAGGTGCTCCGATACCCCCTGAACCTCCCGTGGGACACTGGAGGCCTGAACCAAGA GACAGCGCAAGAATCGAAGCGGCGTTCCGGAGGTACTTCCACAGAGCTCCCCCGGAACAGACCAAGGACACCTACACGCTGCTCGTGTGCCATGCCAACGTCATACGCTTCTTTGTGTGCAA AGCCCTCCAGTTCCCGCCCGAAGGCTGGCTGAGGATCTCGCTGAACCACGCCTCGATAACGTGGATCTCGATAATGCCGAACGGGAACGTTGTGCTCCGCTCGCTCAGCGATACCGGCCACATGGAACCTAAATACATAACGAGCCGGTAA
- the LOC101741275 gene encoding serine/threonine-protein phosphatase Pgam5, mitochondrial isoform X2 — protein MGSLSRFHKIALISLGAVGGGLAYYQINSGKNEKKYGAYNSWTTNFTPSVKWDKNWDHREPESIVRPKRSDEPEEENKYNEKLEKARSKAVRHLFLIRHGQYNVQGETDKERTLTDLGRIQADLTGQRLASLDIKWDLLVKSTMTRAQETAAIIAKHLDKDIEVKDCQLLEEGAPIPPEPPVGHWRPEPRFFQDSARIEAAFRRYFHRAPPEQTKDTYTLLVCHANVIRFFVCKALQFPPEGWLRISLNHASITWISIMPNGNVVLRSLSDTGHMEPKYITSR, from the exons ATGGGCTCACTTTCTAGATTTCATAAAATAGCCCTCATCAGCTTAGGTGCTGTAGGTGGTGGTTTAGCGTACTATCAGATAAACAGCGGGAAAAATGAGAAGAAATACGGTGCTTATAATTCATGGACTACAAATTTTACTCCAAGCGTGAAATGGGACAAGAACTGGGACCA TAGAGAACCAGAGTCGATAGTTAGACCAAAAAGGTCAGATGAACCAGAAGAAGAGAACAAATACAATGAGAAATTGGAAAAAGCAAGAAGCAAAGCTGTCAGACATCTATTCCTGATCAGACATGGCCAGTACAATGTGCAGGGAGAAACAGACAAAGAAAGAACCCTCACGGACCTAG GTAGAATCCAAGCAGACCTAACAGGTCAGAGACTAGCATCCTTAGATATAAAATGGGATCTACTTGTTAAATCTACAATGACAAGAGCACAGGAAACTGCTGCCATTATAGCAAAGCACTTAGACAAAGATATTGAAGTTAAAGATTGTCAATTATTAGAAGAAGGTGCTCCGATACCCCCTGAACCTCCCGTGGGACACTGGAGGCCTGAACCAAGA TTCTTCCAGGACAGCGCAAGAATCGAAGCGGCGTTCCGGAGGTACTTCCACAGAGCTCCCCCGGAACAGACCAAGGACACCTACACGCTGCTCGTGTGCCATGCCAACGTCATACGCTTCTTTGTGTGCAA AGCCCTCCAGTTCCCGCCCGAAGGCTGGCTGAGGATCTCGCTGAACCACGCCTCGATAACGTGGATCTCGATAATGCCGAACGGGAACGTTGTGCTCCGCTCGCTCAGCGATACCGGCCACATGGAACCTAAATACATAACGAGCCGGTAA
- the LOC101741275 gene encoding serine/threonine-protein phosphatase Pgam5, mitochondrial isoform X1, whose product MGSLSRFHKIALISLGAVGGGLAYYQINSGKNEKKYGAYNSWTTNFTPSVKWDKNWDHREPESIVRPKRSDEPEEENKYNEKLEKARSKAVRHLFLIRHGQYNVQGETDKERTLTDLGRIQADLTGQRLASLDIKWDLLVKSTMTRAQETAAIIAKHLDKDIEVKDCQLLEEGAPIPPEPPVGHWRPEPRQFFQDSARIEAAFRRYFHRAPPEQTKDTYTLLVCHANVIRFFVCKALQFPPEGWLRISLNHASITWISIMPNGNVVLRSLSDTGHMEPKYITSR is encoded by the exons ATGGGCTCACTTTCTAGATTTCATAAAATAGCCCTCATCAGCTTAGGTGCTGTAGGTGGTGGTTTAGCGTACTATCAGATAAACAGCGGGAAAAATGAGAAGAAATACGGTGCTTATAATTCATGGACTACAAATTTTACTCCAAGCGTGAAATGGGACAAGAACTGGGACCA TAGAGAACCAGAGTCGATAGTTAGACCAAAAAGGTCAGATGAACCAGAAGAAGAGAACAAATACAATGAGAAATTGGAAAAAGCAAGAAGCAAAGCTGTCAGACATCTATTCCTGATCAGACATGGCCAGTACAATGTGCAGGGAGAAACAGACAAAGAAAGAACCCTCACGGACCTAG GTAGAATCCAAGCAGACCTAACAGGTCAGAGACTAGCATCCTTAGATATAAAATGGGATCTACTTGTTAAATCTACAATGACAAGAGCACAGGAAACTGCTGCCATTATAGCAAAGCACTTAGACAAAGATATTGAAGTTAAAGATTGTCAATTATTAGAAGAAGGTGCTCCGATACCCCCTGAACCTCCCGTGGGACACTGGAGGCCTGAACCAAGA CAGTTCTTCCAGGACAGCGCAAGAATCGAAGCGGCGTTCCGGAGGTACTTCCACAGAGCTCCCCCGGAACAGACCAAGGACACCTACACGCTGCTCGTGTGCCATGCCAACGTCATACGCTTCTTTGTGTGCAA AGCCCTCCAGTTCCCGCCCGAAGGCTGGCTGAGGATCTCGCTGAACCACGCCTCGATAACGTGGATCTCGATAATGCCGAACGGGAACGTTGTGCTCCGCTCGCTCAGCGATACCGGCCACATGGAACCTAAATACATAACGAGCCGGTAA